Below is a genomic region from Megalopta genalis isolate 19385.01 chromosome 10, iyMegGena1_principal, whole genome shotgun sequence.
AACTCTGCCTGACTAATCGGCCACCTAAGTGATCTAACTAAAGTGATTATCGCGTACATCCGTTTCCTATTACTAACTCGATTCATTGAACGCACACTGCATGATCGGATCTAGGATCTTCTGTGACTTAGAAACTGAAATTGCTGCCTGTTATGAGAAACAGATCTGACGCGCACTATTGATCACAAGAGAGCCAATGAAACTCCTTTAAACCTCATAACCAGATTgtagatgtttatgcaaatttccACTTTCGTGCGTCACTTTATGGTAATTAGAGTAGAGTAAACATTCCTGTCGCAATTTTAGAAGATTGCTTCAGgccaaaataaaatagaaatgttatTGATCTTAGTGAACCAGTAGGTTTGCATGTTTCACAACACCGCACGCGCCATGAACGTATTAAGATCTGCAGCTTACTGATAACACCATAATAaattgcgaagaagaagctacTACAACGGAAACTATTGCGTCGTGTAACCTTTCATGCCAATTTTAAATATCAAACAATACTTACATTTACTATTAGTAATTCATGCGTTGCCTCGATTATGATAAATTGTTGCTTTGAAAATGTTGCTCGACTTCGTAATTTGGAAAATCACTTCTCCGATCTCCTATTAAGAGATCACTTATTTTTTCAGTCACATTAGAGATCAGTTTTCCTTCCTCGAATGCCACGATTTCCCTAGCTTGAAACGCAAGTCCTACCCTCGCTAAATAAGGAGATAAGAATTTTAGTGAATGAAGTTAAGACACATCTTCACCAAGAGTCAAGGAAGAGACACCGGGTACACATACGAAGACACGGGAGTTCGCTCATATTTGAATAACACCTCAGAGGAGACCATAGGGTTATCAGCAAATCGCAGGGCTTTGCAGACGGATTTCATAGTGTACATCAAGTGCAATACTTAGCGAAGATCATCGTGAAACGGTCGCGAAATATTCCGCAACAACCATTTTATCTCAGCAACGAAAACCATTTACGATTCGATTCACAGTCCGAAAGTTGCGAATCAATGTCAGAGACGCCCAAAGGGCCACCCCATTCGCACTCCATAAAGGTGGGCATCGCGGGACGCGAAATAGAGCCCAGCGATCAAAAACTGTTTTCAGTAATTAGGAAGAAATCGAATCGTGCACCATCCAACGAAAGGGAGACAACATCGCTTTGGTTAGCCAGAAGGAGAGAGTGAGTCGAGTAAGACGAGAACCACAGCGGTTGCAACGTGACCGATGAACCACGTGATCGACTAGGCCAATTGGAAGGTACGCGGCACGGTGATCACGTTGCACTCGGCGTGGCTCGGGTTCCCCTTGCTCTTACTAACTGCGCCTCTCCTCCCCTATGAGCTCGCTTTCATGTTGCACGTTCGCATATGCGAGCAACCGTTCCCTCGGCGCGCCGCGTTTTTGATCGCGAATTCCGTTCCCGAAGAAAACGGGTCACCGTTGGACCAGTTCGCCGCGGGTCGAGGAACCGTGACAGGAAGCGCGAAGAGCGGCGACGGGTCGCCAGGGTACCCGAAGCCATGGTACCGTCACCGTGATCCAATTGCGCCAGTACCAAACCTTCTTGTGACTCCTGAGACTTTGTATCGGGATCGCGCGCGTGTGCGCGTGTCCATGTGAGTGCAAGTGCGGGCTCGTTGCAGTGTACCCTATGTTACCCGGGTACCCGGTGTGTACCCGGTTTATCCAGTGTCTTGTGTACCCTCTGTACTCGCGTGTTTCCTCGCACCCTGTGTGTGCGCGCGTAGCCGGGTTTCCGCGCGCGAGCGAATACACTGCTTTCGCTGTGTGCGCTTGCCTAATCTCAGGTGCGTATGATTACATTTGCGCGGGCGCACTTGTGCTCGTTCAAACGTGTGCGCGCAAATCTGTGTCCCCGTGTGCGTGATTACTTCCGCGAGCCGCGATAAGCGATTGCCAGGTGCATCGAGGAACTTTGTAGTACCCGGATGGAATGACCCTGCTTGGAAACGTGAGTACCTGCTGCCCTGCAACCTTGCTACCCGGTGGTTCACCGGAGATCAGAGTACCAGTTTACCTCCCTTAGCGAACCCACGCATCGAATCTTCCGAGGATCTAATGATGTGCAACTTTGGAATTACGCGTTCGTTGTTTATTTTCGAGCCTCGAGCGCGAGGCGTTTTGTCGCTAGATCTTAGCTGTTTATTACTTCATTGTTTGTTTCTAATCAAAGAAGCTGTTTGATTATCACCGACGCGACGAGCATTGTTTCTAAGGACGTTTTCATATCTATCAATGCGATTTTCGATTCAATTTTTAAAGAATTATCAACGAATCAGATTAGATTAGCTTGCAGATGCTTCAGAGAAAACGAGCGAACAACGAAAACGAAATTCTAATTTTCTAGTAGCTAGTTTTAATCAATAActatttgtatatattatatccaGCCAGATCAATGTCGAACTCAAAGAAGTAGGTTCGAAGACGTGTATATAGTTCACGTACAAATTTCAATACATCTAACTCATGAAATGGACGAAGGTACTTTGCGAGGTCCAACAAGGTCCTACGATTGATAACGTCGATTGTAAAGTATCCTGTTCGTTATTTGAGAACCTAAACGATAAGGACAGTGCCACGATAAACGCAAATGCAACAAAGTTCATAGTAACAGTGTCACGTGAAAAGCAATTAAACAGCTCTTCGTTATCTATCATTATTCAGAAATAACAAATGCTTGAGAGTAAACCATCGAAATTTACAACCTCTGTCCTATAGCAATAGCAATTACATCGGAATGCGCGTGGAATGACCACGGTCAGCGTAATCGATCCAGATGCATTCCAGAGCCTGTTTTACCGACCAGACACGGCGATCGAGACGGTGTCGCAATAGTTACGTCACGATCTATCAGAAGAAAAGCGATTATGTCAGCAGGCTAGCGTGTTCGGCACGTCGTTTCTGTTCGTTTTCGTGGCTGACAAGCTAAGCGCGCAATAAATTGCAATTCGGTGGCGTTCGGTATCCGTCGGTCAACGGTGACCGATGTGTTGATCGTGCGACGCAAGTGCAGCCGATCGACCTATCCAAGAATCGCATGGCGTTGTGTCGGTAATATTTATCGATCCAGGATCCGCGCAGACGGTCTCACTCGATGTTGTTGACACTGTCAATTTTTGGCCGTACAACGTGGCATCGTGAAACGATCCAGGATTATGTCAGCTCGCTTTACCACAAGTCGAGAAAGTATATTTCTTTACACGATTCTAAATTAATTCTCTGTCCCATCCATCTTTCTCATACCGCGATCTGTTTGCTAAAATAAGACATCTAACGCATGCACATCAATTGTCGTAATAGCTGCGCTCCTTCCATTCCCATGCGACGAGTTTGGCGTAAGGAGTGGGGCGGATATCTATTGCGAAGATCGGCATGGGTCGCCTGTGACCCAGCATCGGACATTCGTGTCCGCGTCACTGCAATATATACGTTGCTGAAAATGCGTTTCATTTACCGTGCCCACTATCGCGTAGGTCGCAATATCGATCCGCGTCACATGTTTTCCTCTAGAATTTAGTCGCCATTTTTCACGCGTCGCAACCTGTCTAATCATTCGCCGAGCTATTAAAAAAAGCCTCGACGTCTTGCTGCAGAGGATTCAATTCGAAAAGTGGACGCAGAATCGCGGCGAACacttcgaagaatttatttctcGCCGAAAGAGTCGGTCGTGGGTCGTTCGCATGACGCACATCCGCCTCGAGCTCGGTTTAAACGAATTTCCATGTAAGACATTTATTACGTTGATCGTTATTGTTTTATAGTGGCCCGTTAAAAATCCGGATCGATTCAGACACCGCGTGGAACTTTCACTGTTCGAACAGACGAAAAAACCATGGAACGTCTTACACGCAGAATATGCGTTCTACTTGGAATCGGCTGCGATGATAACAATTCTACCATGTTTGATCACGTGAACGACCTTGGATCGGTCCATTCTGCGCCGAGTAATTTCATACCACAACAAAGATGCCTGTTATTGAAAATcgattgattgattgattgatcGTAATTAGTAGTTTCAATGTGTGCTTTTAGTATCTATCAGTATTCGACTGTCAGAGATAAACACAAACGAAACAAGGGGAACGCTATCTCGTTGCTGTATCGTCTCGTTCACTGTTTATGGTTCAGAATCGGTCATGTGGTAATATTGTGTTTTGTTTACCGCTTCAATGGACGAACACAGCGTGTGCTCGCGACAAATCATTCATAAAGTTCCCTGTATAGTTTCGCGAAATCGAACACAAAAACGGAGCGGTGTTTACCAATTTCAATTAATGCTTCCATGAAAACTTACTTGAATCCGGATCCAACTCTCTCTCTTGTCGTTTGCCTGTCATCTTGCCGTCTATTTCCAGGGAGCTGCTGCAGTTAGTCCGATCGTATTATTCTGTAGATAATTACAAGCTTGACCGGCGAAGAACGTCGCCACGAATTATCTTCGGGTACCGTTCAGTCAGGCGTGTATACTAGGTTAAGTAAACAACCGGCGAGATCTGAACGAGCGACGCAAGCTTCGACGCTCTTGCTCAATGAAATATCAAAACCGAAATGTCCACGTTCGTAACCGCGAACTTTCTTTCGCTTCCGATAAACCTTTCTTCTTACGAGGCAAGTAAGAAGTTTGCGACGACGCAAATTGTCAGCAACTTGAGTGCGCAATTTGTGTTGAATTCGAAACAGGCGCGTAATTCAAATTGTGCCACGTGTGCATCAATTATCGATTATTATCGCGGTGGTAATGCAACACGCTCGATTCGTATGTCAACTGTGGTGTTTCGGGACACGGGGACATTATAGTTATTTTCATTCTTTTCtcttcatttttaatttatttacggTTGAATGCCTATTATGAGGTAACCAAATTTATTTAAAACGAATACAGTGACAGGGAGTACATTTTACAGTACATTTTGATAGATATAAAGTATATGACCGAAATGATATTGGTTGTTGATTTACATAAATTCCTAACATGACTGAAAGAAAGATagtaattgtaattatttgaaCGTTTCAGTTTACAAAGAACAGATTCCTTGACAAGAATAAGTTGTTTTAATACAGCATTAAATCAGAAAGGAAATTTGAAGGGACGATGTGGACGTAAAACAATATGTATCTCAATTACATGCTGACGAATGTTATAGAAAAATGAGACAGAATCATTTAGACATAATTGATTTGAGCAAGAGTTCCAAGGAATAGAATTTAGAATAGAGGGGATGTTTGTATAGTCACAATTGAAGAAAGCCGTATGTTGGCCGCTGGTTACAGATGGAATGAGTTAAATAACAAATGGAATATTGATTCGTGAAGACTAAATCGAGGGTAAAATTGTGGGAATTAGAAATATTGTTAATCCGAGTGAGATCacaaatattacaattatacatataattatataacacgCGTCTATATTCAGGCAGGATAGGGGGTGAATGGTATATAGTTACGTGAATCGACCTGGAATTAATCTCCAGCTAACGAAGTTGGACGAAAATAAAAAAACGTATCCGGAACCGTATTGTTTGCTTTCCGTGCTGCAGACGACGCGTTCTATTTCCCGGCGTTTCGCGGTTATTCCTGGACCTGCGAACTGCGAACAACCGGAACGAAAGAAATGTTTCCTCGTGAAAATTAGCGGCGAACATGCCACTGCAGCATTAATATCGGGTCTGTATTGACCCGTAACGTAAAAATCGTTATCAGTCATATTCAGTTTCTAGTTACAGCTGATTAATCAAGTATGTTTAAGAAAATTGAAAACGAAACTGTAATTGGTATTCAATATTGTCTGCTAGTCGAGGGTCAACACAGACACTAACGaattattttatcatatttgtatttattgtaataaCTTTTATCATGTGCTTTATATTCTTAAATATGGTCCTTGAAGGAAGTAGTTATGTTGAATAgagaaaatattgcaaaattaaacGTATCTTAATCAAAAGGGGTGTTTTATTGAAGGCAGTAGAATGATCGGTACATAGTCAGATGTCGAATCATCGTTGACCGGGTCACGCGCAGTAGAATATCTAATAGCAAGTCAGGCCCCGAGGATGGCGCTATTTATGATACATTTCATAATTAATTAACAACTGTATGAATTTTAAAATAACTCTAATAATTTTCCTTtagattattcaattatttggcAGTTAAATGAAATCATTCCTTATTCTACACTTGAAGAAACTACTTAAATAATTTTCCAAGCACTTTTAAGCAGTTTTATATTTTGTAAGAAGAAAAATCTATTCCATCTGGGGAAGTCATTTAGCCTTTTCCAGCAATGTCCAGATAGTAGGACAAAGGTACCAATCAGCAATACCTTCACCCTTAGGTGTCCCAATAGTTCTTTAGACAGTGGTGAGACAATTCCCGCGAGACGACACAACTAATTATTCTCTTTTCCATAACCAGCGAACCGATCCAATCGACCGAACACCTGAGATCGATCGAGCCCAGTGGCGACCTTGATGACCTAAAAACCGCTCAGCATAATCGATTCGCGAGAATGACGGTGCTCGGAGGCTGAGGCTGCCGTTCAAGGTCGCAATTCGCCTCCCTTGGGGATTGAACCAGTGAAAAGACAAACTGTTCGCAAAGTTCGAGAAAGAAACGTTACGCGACAGGGCCAGGCAGGGGTGGGTCGGCGATCTCTTCGAAAATGCGATCTTCCAATTGACGAGCGCGATTCTGGCGCTGGAAGGATCGCGACGATAGATTAGGGGCATTTCGACAAGCGTGGAAGACAGTTCCAGGGCTGCAAGGAAGAGGCAAGGTGACGGAAACAAGGGTGGCGGacggggaggaggaggaggacgaggagaagGAGGCGAAGATGACGGGCAGCCGGAGCAGGGAAATAAATCCGGACGTGGGGAACCAGGGCCAGAAGCACACGGTTCACTGGTTCCGTAGGGGGCTCAGGCTGCATGACAACCCCTCGCTGAGAGAGGGGCTGGCAGGCGCGGCCACCTTCCGATGCGTCTTCGTCTTGGACCCCTGGTTCGCCGGAAGCACCAACGTCGGCATCAATAAGTGGAGGTGAGTCCTAGGAAACCCATCTGTTTTTTTATCCTGGCAACGCCTTCGTAGGGTATTTCTGCCTTTTGATTTGGAAGAGAAACCTTTAAAACTCTCATGATAGCCCATCTTCGGACGCTGAAACTATCAAGAACACTCTcggtgtacatatgtatatccaTCTTCTTTTGATTTAGAGGACTTCGGAGTCCTTCTTGTTTCAAGTTTCATGTTGATATTTCAGCTTCTATGACTATACTGTAAATTACGACGTACAGTAACTATGATTATGGACAAAAATACGCAATAATAAATTCTGAAAAAAGTGGAAGTAGGTTCCTGAAGATATTGTTGCACTCTTTCTGGTATTCCCGATGGATCATAATACAATGACCTCTGTCAAAACAGTTAAAAAAACTGCAAAGAATTTTCATTTCTACGAACGACAGGTTCCTGCTACAGTGCCTAGAGGACCTGGACTGTTCTCTGAGGAAGCTGAACTCCAGATTATTCGTGATACGAGGTCAGCCAGCGGACGCTTTGCCAAAACTCTTCAAGGAATGGGGCACGACGAACCTGACCTTCGAGGAGGACCCAGAGCCATTCGGTCGTGTCAGAGATCACAATATTTCTGCGCTGTGCAATGAGTTGGGCATCTCGGTGGTCCAAAGGGTCTCGCACACCCTCTACAAGCTAGACGAGTGAGCACAGTTTTCTTTTTCGAGTTTGTCGATCGCCAGTATCACGGCAACGGCAGCTGCTTCATCGGGTTCTCGTTTCAGGATCATCGAGAAGAACGGGGGCAAGCCGCCGCTGACGTATCATCAATTTCAAAATGTCGTGGCCAGCATGGACCCGCCGGAACCACCGGTGCAGACCGTCACCTCCGTCTGCGTCGGATCGGCCTATACGCCCCTCAAGGAGGACCACGACGACCACTATGGCGTGCCTACCCTCGAAGAGCTTGGTAAATCTTTGTGAATCGGTCTATTACACAGAGTTTCTATATTCTCAAAATTTGTTTGCGGTGAGAACGAAAACACGACGGAATTTGCCTTAGCTTAGAAAATAAGTGTTTGCAGTCTTACTAACGGTGTCAATTGACCAAGACATGTGAATTAATGATCTAGGCACTGGATTGAACAGCACTTTTGAGGATGTCGGTTTTCAAGTCAGTGAAAGtgttttctttaaattattGCCAGGTTTCGACACGGAAGGGCTTCGACCACCCGTCTGGGTAGGCGGCGAAAGCGAAGCTCTGGCAAGACTGGGCCGACACCTCGAGAGAAAAGCGTGGGTGGCCAGCTTCGGCAGACCGAAGATGACTCCACAGTCCTTGCTGCCCAGTCAGACTGGCCTATCGCCCTATTTAAGATTTGGCTGCCTGAGCACCAGGCTCTTTTACTACCAGCTTACCGATCTCTATAAGAAGGTATATTGTGTTTGCGCGCCCGAGAATGTTCTACTTTTGTGATCTTCTTACGGACTTAGGGCTTTCACTACTCGAAGTCATGCAGCTGATTACACAGCTGATCAGCTAACCCTCGGCCGGTCAGCTTACAAAGGTTTCCTTTAATTTCTAATCTTCTGTCACCCGGGTTGCCGGTTACTTGTGTAGTAGTTTTACCGAGGCTATTGCTTCAGTAACTTTGAAATTGTATCCGGAATAAGTTGATCTGCGAGAATCTCAGGTCGGGATCCGTTTAGCTCCACCTTGTCCTGGATATTTAGAGCCTGGTCGGAAGTGGTGTTTCGAGTATTAAAAAGTACTTTAACTCCCGAAAAGTGAATGTTCTTGACACGTCCATCGCTTGCATCCATCAACatttattttaatgtatttTCTATGGTACTTCTCCTAGACAACTTGGACTCTTCAGCTACCAATTTAATTCATTTGCCAAGGGTAGACTTTCATTTGAATTCGAATCTTCTAGCAGACAGTGTCAATTGTCAAACAGTTATAGTAGGTCCGATAAGAGGATTAATGGTAATCTaaccgaaataaaatttatacaaaATGATACTAGTTTCCATCAAGTGTATTTCTCTCTTCAAATGCACAAGGTCTATATTTAAGGATATTAATAGATGTAACCATGGCTTCCATGAGATCATCAATAGCGTCCACCATGCTAGATTCAAAATATTTCCAAGTGAGATAGTTCCAAACACTATAGATATAGTTTCAGCAAATTTTCAGCGAAAGTTCCAATACAAAAGCATATAATATTCAGTTAGACGAATGCTTCTGCATCATATTGCAGATTAAGAAAGCAGTTCCACCATTATCGCTGCACGGCCAGCTGTTATGGCGCGAGTTCTTTTACTGCGCAGCGACCAAGAACCCTAACTTCGatcgaatgcaggggaacccGATTTGCGTGCAGATTCCCTGGGACAAGAACGTGGAGGCTTTAGCCAAGTGGGCAAACGTGAGTGACTCGAATGGATTTTCCGTGCATCGCAAATTCACCGAATTACGATCGAATGGCGTTCTTCTCTTTCGAATAGGGCCAAACGGGATTTCCGTGGATCGACGCGATCATGACGCAGCTACGAGAGGAGGGCTGGATCCATCACTTGGCCAGACACGCCGTAGCCTGCTTTCTTACCAGAGGCGACCTTTGGATCTCCTGGGAAGAAGGAATGAAGGTAAAATGTCTCGTGCTGGCATTTCATGACCGAGATCTGCAGCGTCTTGATTCTGTTATCGCTATTGCGTGATCAGTGTTAATACCTGTGGTCTGTTTTTCGGTAAAAAGATGCCTGGAGTCATAGCTGATTGCTGCGAATCGTCTGTTTCAGTTACCTTAAGTGTGAATTTATTAATAAGaacgatttaaaaaaatatcagTCTTCACATTGTTTGTTAGATTTATTCGGGTTAATTGCTTTATTAATTTGATTGTGTCGGTAATGACGAggtgttatttgaggaagaacaCTGCAAGAATTTCATACATTGAATGTTTTATTACAGATGGTAACACTTTTTACATCTTTCATATTTACAGACCAACTGtttctgtttatttcatttcagaGAGTATTGCGTTACTTTAATCCTATTATCTTTATTTACAGTTGCATGTATAGTTGCTCGAATAGTTGCTGTTTTCTCTCATAAGGCTTCAtttcatattataattaatatcctaTGCAAACTAGCTATTGTGACTTCAGCAATCTTTTTCCGAAGAACAGATTCATAAACGATACACGATGAACGTTCCTCAAGGTGTTCGACGAGCTCCTGCTGGATGCTGACTGGTCCGTCAACGCTGGCATGTGGATGTGGCTGTCTTGCAGTTCCTTCTTCCAACAATTCTTTCATTGCTATTGCCCGGTGAGGTTCGGCAGGAAAGCCGATCCCAATGGCGACTACATCAGGTAGCAAAAGTTCAGCCTTTTAAAAACACCTCTTCTAGAGATATTATTTGATTATTGGCACGTTCTAGAGTATTCTAATTTT
It encodes:
- the phr6-4 gene encoding (6-4)-photolyase gives rise to the protein MTGSRSREINPDVGNQGQKHTVHWFRRGLRLHDNPSLREGLAGAATFRCVFVLDPWFAGSTNVGINKWRFLLQCLEDLDCSLRKLNSRLFVIRGQPADALPKLFKEWGTTNLTFEEDPEPFGRVRDHNISALCNELGISVVQRVSHTLYKLDEIIEKNGGKPPLTYHQFQNVVASMDPPEPPVQTVTSVCVGSAYTPLKEDHDDHYGVPTLEELGFDTEGLRPPVWVGGESEALARLGRHLERKAWVASFGRPKMTPQSLLPSQTGLSPYLRFGCLSTRLFYYQLTDLYKKIKKAVPPLSLHGQLLWREFFYCAATKNPNFDRMQGNPICVQIPWDKNVEALAKWANGQTGFPWIDAIMTQLREEGWIHHLARHAVACFLTRGDLWISWEEGMKVFDELLLDADWSVNAGMWMWLSCSSFFQQFFHCYCPVRFGRKADPNGDYIRRYLPVLKNIPTRYIHEPWNAPLSVQRTAKCIIGQDYSLPMVNHGKSSRINIERMKQVYQQLNKYRGNGTSLKGETVGLLNALPPQLVKDGEEEAKKQASPSPESQTSIEPLSKATQQQQQQQHSLQ